Part of the Ptiloglossa arizonensis isolate GNS036 chromosome 7, iyPtiAriz1_principal, whole genome shotgun sequence genome, tgcaacTTTTGGGGTTAAGTATCAATGCATCGATACTAATTCTTGAGAAATGAATATATTAACGTAATataaacgtaaaatatataaattttcaacaGATTGAATTCCAACATTTAGCATTATATGTTTATCGCATTCGCAATGATTACATCAAAGAGAAAATAAACACGTTGACAAAtacttttattgaaaatataatttaatattatcatttaaatatcttaaaaatataaagtatttCAAATTACTGCCTTAAATAGGTTAAGCTTTATAGCGTGAATAGTCATCATTCAGCTAATTAAATTGTAAGCCAGATAACTCTAACTTACAATTAGTTTATTTTATCACACTTTAAcatatttattcgaacaaatctTAAAAGGTGACAGTTATCTCAGTTCAGTTTACTTTCAATTGATTCATTTTGAACTCTAAGCTATTCTTAATTATATTGTCTTacagaaaaaaagaataaacgaatgtatcattttttatcagaaaataaacaattacttaataattataattaaatatgaaacaaaaaCGCTTTTCTACTATGTTTTAATTGTAATGACTATAAAGAAAGGggcaataataaaaatttcaataataatcgaaaattattttcaataaaatatccTATTAATATcatagaaaagaaagaaattcatattataaattacacattcttgaattaaaatttgtttaatgtaCAACGTAAATAATTCAAACAAATTAAGCACGTTTGAATTgttcgtaaaatatattttagtttCAATCTGCACACACTGTTTTAAATAACATATCTCTTAAATAACAAAAGTACGCGTGATAGATGATGACGATCTAACCTGTACACGTCCATTGCTTTGTAAACCGGCATGGCCATTAGCTAAGAAGTCTTCGTGAAAAGTTAATCCATTTCTACTGCCCGTTTTCTCTTCGTGTTCAATCAACCTTCTTCTGGTAGTAATCTGTGCCGCCATTTTGCGAAGGGCAAATCTTTCACCAAGCGCCGTAGGACCGAAGAGAGAAAAGATggtagagaaagaagaaaagacggAGAGCACACACGTCAGCACGATACAACGGACAATCAAAGACTAACGCTAAAGCCACGCGTTGCGATGATAACCGCACATGCGCATTGACTCTGCTGACTTTGTGACCGCAATTTACGGCAAAACACGGGGATAACGCAGAAATACACGGGCACGCGCATGCGCAATGACCAAATTAGAGTGATTACTTTCAGGATTAGTACACAATTGAAAATAgagataattaaattaatgtatgtaaAGATCCAAATTAACTGACCCTTTTAACGACTTTCGAGAATGAAAGTGTGTATTAAGGTCATATTTTTTCTTGAAAACTAAATCTAAGGAATGAAAAACAcgatatatttaatatgtacTTGAAATTGAATATGTAATGCAACGGAAGTTAAAGATAAAaatagatataaatattttttggtgCATCCTGAAAGAGAATTTTTTATCTTGTTAAAAGATttactaaaaaatatttattttgtaataatattaatgtaatgatatttacatttatgaaaaaggattaattatatttctttatctttcatatgcatattttaaaaatttctttttcttaatcGTTCACCGCTATGCGACCGCAATTTTAACGCAGGATACCGGCTGTGCACATGCGCACTGGAAATCTTGTGTATACATTTCATTGTGTACATACGTGTAGACCCGCAACAACTTATAGGTGGCAAATAGTATACCTGTGCACaccaaaaatgtaatatttgtaaaatgctTCAATTATACGTGGTATTAAActacataatttataacgttagaaaatagaattaaatacaaaatttatataataaaatattcatatatttacattcagaaatattttacatcgttacaaatattacaaaatttaccaTTTTATAGAAAACAAAAATCAAATACAATGGAAATACTTTGGGTAATAATGTTAACTGCCTCATCCCCATTtcaaaatatgtaataaataaagaagaatTATTATGAATTTGTTATTCTTTTTACAAGTTTCTTCTATGATATCATTTCATGCggtttatttaataattcattAATTAACTCTCCAACTTCTGAAATTCTGAGTTCTGTGCCGGGATCAGTTTTGATGCACCTCAACATTTCATTAATCATATTTACAGTCTCGCAAATTCTTtggttctatattttttattgcgCATTTACAGTAGCGTAGGCCGAACTAAAtcgttatttaataatttgcGACTACCAAATGTACAGTTCCGTCACTACGTGTGTTATCATTCTTGAGACGAAGAGTTTTACTAGGAAAATCAGTGACTCCGGCACAGGATACGGAAGGTTagtaatatatgataaatgatatatCCAAGTACAAGTATCATCCGGACCTAGCCTTTCCAATGTGACTCATTGTCTTAAACTCCTGCGTCTCCCACCAAGTTCCTAAATAAGCGTGGGAGAATGTAGCTCGATTCTCATTGGTCTGGGGTCAGGAACGGACAATATTCATCAAATCCTGATGTTACATTTGTtatggaatatttaatttaaataatgctTACTGTCATTAAATTAAAGTTACACACAAACTTACATTTAACTATATACAActagaaataattaatacgtttaatagacaattttgtttctttctcaaaAGTGGATCAATTTTACAGTTGAAAAATTTTCTACATACATCATATTTTTGACTTTAGTTGAGATATTTTGATTCAAAAACATACataagtataaaaattaagCGAAAACCTGTTGTGGTGTATGATTTACTGGTCATCGTGTATACGTTCCTGGCACAGGCAGTATGGTGgggcgaagaactctctcacgAAACCCTGCGAGATACTCTGTCACGGAACGTGCTTCAGAATTGAATCCACCCGTCGATGAGTGAACGTTAAaccggtttttcttttttaacggtTGTAGCTTATTTGTTAACGCATGAATAAAATATTGTGCGTCATTTAATAGTaagtgaaaaaagaaatcataaaaataaaaCCGTTGAacctttaattttaaaatattcgaaaaagtgATATTGCACGCAAGTGATCGAAACAGAGTGAAACGTCAACATCGTCGtcgtgaaaaaattcttgcagGCTGCAGAAAACATCGAACATTCGGGAAATATACCAAGAAGTTGAGAGaaaattttatctgaaagtcgaataaaagaaaaggaagggAATATTAAGAGCCTAAAAGGAAAGTTGAATTCTATGACAGGATAATCGTCTCCTCGCGTGTAGCAAAGATGGCCGAATTGAAGGAGCAACCAATCAGAAGGGAGCACGATTCGATGGACGACTTTGAGCATCTCGAACACGTCCAGGATGGACAGTCGAGCCACCTTGAAGCTCACACTGAGAAATTACAAGAAAATCTGGAATCAAACTTCGATATGGAAAAGGACATGATTAATTTTTCCCTCAATCAGTCGTCGATAGAACCCGAGGATTCTAAAAAAGCAACATTGTTACTATTAGAATCAGAGAAAAGTAAACCGGTCGAAGAAAGTAACTTTGAGGTTAGATTGACGGAATCAAAGCCTGATCTGTTGACAGGTAACATAGATGATCAATCGGAAGTTATGAGTGTTGAACCAATTAGtaggaaggaagaaaaaaagccggaaattgtagaaaaaaaagaagaaattattaaGGAAACTAAAATTCCGGATTTCGAATCCGAATTAATTTTGTCTGCGGAGAAAAAAACAGATGACTTGTGTAAAATCGTGGAAAAGCCTCAGCCCGTTTTACAGGAGTCTCAACCCGTTTTACAGAAGTCTCAACCCGTTATTGAGAAGACAGAACCtattttgaaagaagaaaaaaaggtagAAAGTGTGAGTGAGTATTTGTTTGCTGATGCGGAAGAAAAGGAACGAACCAGTGCGCCGGAAACCGGGGAATCTGAATTCGAATCGGAAGTGGAAGCATCACCGGCGAAAACTTTTAAGCCGGTAAAACAGGAAACAAGACGAGACAAAGTAGAGGGAATTGGTAAGTACAACTGTACATTTTGATTTTTAAGTTTtactataaatttcttaatattttactATATATTTGCACTaagcaattttaaataaaagtaataataatatatttttttaacgtaTCAAAAAATTGGCAAACTTAAAGTACTAATACTAATTTATCATAATGACAATTAAACGTATCACCATGTAAGTatttattaatgttacaaatattCCTTTATTCTTGAACTTTTGACGTTTTCATTAACGACCTCCAAAGTCTCGAAAGCAGAAACGATTAGTATGAAACGTTAATTAATTTAGCATCTTCGCACGAAGTGAACCACGCTTCCGCTTGGCTACAACGTCATTGCTTTTCTGAGCCGTAACGATGCAATTACTTATTCCAGACACGTCGCATTTCTTTCCACGATGTCTTATCGGCTTTATAAGAAACTGATTTGctaaaagtatatattgtaatatttaacaGAGTAGATACATTAATAAATACTACAAtgtttcaaaatattatataaaacttGTATATTTTAAAAGAGAAAAGATTTAACTGAATAGTTTTTGGACATCAGCATCGTCtacgaaatattcggttaggtTGATCTTTCATACGGCGCTTGAATCATTTTATtgatgtattttattattatacgatTACATTATTCATTATCAAACTTAAATTGTTGACTTTTACTTTATGATATCAATACGGTACAAGTAATTATTCTCAGAAATGGTAGTATATTTATACCGTTACTTATATAtgtgtatgcgcgcgcgcgcgcgactatATGATCAGTAACGGTACTGAAGATTTTGCGTTTGAAACTCAATGTAGATTACATACTCATGATTCTTCTCATTAAGTTAATCGCTAATTATTAATACTGTATTAAGATAAATTTATCCCTTAGTCGacaatgataaaaaatattttttttcagaaatatatattaaaatttatgttaAAAAAATTTAGATTATTGATTACATTATTTGcttcatatttaaaaaaaataagaggTTAATAATTAGCAGATTATCGTGGAACTACACAtgaataattatttgaataattaatgaATCATTATCCGTGTCGAGTGACATTTAGATATTATTACGGTTTTGGTTTTTCGGAACGTTATTCAAAAAAATGTCACGATTGTTTAACTTGTTATTATTAACAAGTTAatatttacagttattttaCAGTTTTATCCAAGACagattcttctttatttttcataaatatcaattatactgaataattataggataaacgttttTGATACAAAAATAGATATCATGAAAGTGAGAAATGTCAATGTTGAACAACAATATCATTGCAAATTGTTGGTCAATTTATATTCTGGAAAGAAGAAAACACGAATTTTTAAGAAGTTTGCAACATGGCATTTGTGTGCAACAAGGTTGCACCATAAAAGCGATGCGTGTATTTTGCGTATGGTTTCCACGGTGGGTCGAAGTCACCCGTATCTTCTCTCCATATTGATCCACACTGGGGATACCTTACGACCTCTTTTGGTTGAACCAATGGGAACATCCAGACCATGGGAAAATACAGTGACACTAAAAATTGGTCAAGTAGATCAGTTTTATGGTTacctatatttttctttatgaaTACCGCATGATGTATCAGATAAGCTGATACTTATCACACATTTTTAAGCCATATGTAATCTCTgtgtaaaatagaaatttattaaaatcaaagCGACTCGTTGAAAATCTTCTGAAAAGTTTATCACCCAGGCGGCTGTTTCGTTCACCGTAGAGATATTTTTATACATGATttcagaaagaaaaattttgcgtcTGACTCATGAATTATTTTCGATCGCAACAGTTCGCGTCACTTCTTTGCTACCAACCTCTTTGCACGTAGATAAAATAACAGAAGTAAattcttacaaattttaatttatttatcgcaTAAGTTAGTAACGGACGATAAAGAACTTCTAACAAGATTTTAAGTTTTTCTAAAGCCTTtccttattttaattatttcttgtgAGACTGTTATATGATCCTTATACTagtgaaattattaattttttttttttttttataattgaacGACATAGATCTTCTAATAACGAGTGTCTGTAACGTGCAAACTAGGTGATTTACTGTACCATCGAATTCGCGCCATCTAACATCATACGCAGAGACTTACTACACATTACTGCTGGAATGTTCGCCACCTGTCTTCGTTTCTAGTAACTAACTTCACTTCAGTAGAAGCCGTATCACCTCCCGGAGTGTACCAATGGCAGTGTGGAGTGGTGGGGGAATATCTGGAACTGTCCACGGGTCGATAATAGTTGTGCCAGTCTTCTTCTCGCTTCGAACCCTGGAGTGTCGTTTGGGTTGTACGTACTTGAATTACGTGAAAAGTTGTTTCCTTTGAAGTCATTTGAAATCGTTTCATGCACATAGAGGTCCTTACGATTGAGGGAGTAATTAAGTGCAGAGAAATAGAAATAAGTCGGTGAAAAAAGGTAAAGGTGGATAAGTCAAAGAGAAACGAGTGTCTTCTTAGAAAGTGCGTCGTTCACGCTGTCAGATCAGACTGTTGGGGTAGTGCTCGAATGCGATTCGTCGTCCTTGGTTCGATTGAGACGCAAGGTTAGGTGAAAATGGAAGCGGAGCCGGTATGCCCTGTGAATTTTCCAGCGCAGGAAAAGGACGACACTGGTGCGGTCTGCAAGAAGACGTGCTCCGGTGTAGCCAATGGCAATCCTTGCTTCTGGAATATTCTTGATCCGAGTATGTtcactttttataattttttgtattaCTTTCATCTGACGCGACATATGAAGTCAGAAGTGTCACGAGGTAAGGTATGTCACTTAGAAGTTTTTGATGTAGAGAAACGCAATTCTCGATTGGTAGGACGTTTAAACCCGAATGGTGGTACATGCTTTGGATGTATATGAAGAATATAAATGACAATGAATCATCAATTTGTGTTTATAGTATACGTGAATACAAATTAACTTCATTAGACGTGCTATTGTATGAAAAAAAACACTCTTTAGAAGAGTGAgaagaacaattttaataatattcattACACCAAATGTTTTTTAGAGAGCAGTAGGCAAAATTACTCTTAGAATCCTTAATAGGAGTGTCTCTTGCATTCTGAGAATAATATGTAGTAATTACTAAATAGGTTTAGTACAGTTTAACtatgttttatatattatttttggtgcaaaatgtttttaatatatatatatattattcatcTTGAAAAGACTATAACTGTCATATGTAGAAAAGGTTGTTGCTAATTATCCATTGAAAAGAATATAgggttttataaaaattattatagagTCAATTTTAGATAAATTATAAGACTAacatttttcttgaaaaattttaacattAACTTAAGGAATGAATTTGCacatatttattaaatagatttaaatatttttccgccgtatagaaaatataaaattaagtgCTACTTGTTGTTCTAGGTGTCATCAATTTATCTCGCATAGTTTTTTCCTGCAATGGTACAAAAACTATTAAAGTTGTTACGATTTGTCAACATaatatctattaattttatgttAAATAAGTTACTTTGAATTCCTTGTGGATAGTATTCTTCGTAGAGAAAGATCCTTGTAATAAATATAGATTCATTTAGAAATTGGTCATTCATCTATATTATCAAAGCACTTTCCAAACTTTAAAAATGTTCATTACCACATAGAAAAGTTCGTATGTTTTAAAATAGCAACCATCATTGATTTACCATTCATGCAGTCCAAATATACGAATAATTCTTCAAGGTATCAAtatcaaaaatgaaatatattttttgcgacaaattttatattacaacTCCAAAAGTTACATTCAATTTCACTATATCaaactttaaatattaaaaatctagTCTGAGGATTCTACAAGTGTGCTACTTTCAATTTaattatgtgtattattgcataTGCTCATAATGCATTCAATGAATTTCGTATCTTTTTATGAGAGTACTCCTACAAAAGTATCGTTTACGTTTGTTTAAAATGTTCACCTATACGATGAAAGTTCGACAATTTTATAATggatataaaattttcattatttatcatGAGAATCGGCGTGTTCACAGATTATTTGCATTAAAATGAAGAGATGAAAAGAAATAGTTAATTATGTGGCTCCAGGGGTGCATCGACTGTCAGACATGCGCAGTAGAAACGCGATTTGTAAGTGGGTTATTGATCGGCGAGTATcggtttttataaatatattgcaCACTCAGTATtgtaaatagtaatttttgatAAAGAATAAGACATCTTATCGAACAAGTATACACGAAACATAGattgaattattcaaattgttttCGATAACGGATAATGTATTCACTCAATTTCAGTTATTCTAGATCTTGGAATATATCTTTTACAAAGGGATATGTATGTGTGCACAAAGCATTTGTTGTCTAAATCTCGAAAAACTTCGAGTTGCGTAACACTTATTCTAAACGAATCACATGTGTCTCTAATACGAAGTGTAACATTTCTAATTGCCTTAGGTTATTTACTCTCTTCTATTACCTATTTCGAAATCTAAAAGAATTCC contains:
- the Rtnl1 gene encoding reticulon isoform X2, producing MAELKEQPIRREHDSMDDFEHLEHVQDGQSSHLEAHTEKLQENLESNFDMEKDMINFSLNQSSIEPEDSKKATLLLLESEKSKPVEESNFEVRLTESKPDLLTGNIDDQSEVMSVEPISRKEEKKPEIVEKKEEIIKETKIPDFESELILSAEKKTDDLCKIVEKPQPVLQESQPVLQKSQPVIEKTEPILKEEKKVESVSEYLFADAEEKERTSAPETGESEFESEVEASPAKTFKPVKQETRRDKVEGIVAALIYWRDPKKSAPAFGCILGVLLSMTYFSLISVFAYLSLLVLTGTITFRIYKTVLQAVQKTSDGHPFKDILELDLTVPAEKVHKVADVAVAHANAAVSELRKLFLVEDFVDSLKFGVLLWCLTYVGSWFNGMTLIIIGVVALFTLPKVYETNKAEIDHNLVLVQGKINELTTKVKAAIPLGKKEPTKEE
- the Rtnl1 gene encoding reticulon isoform X1, with protein sequence MAELKEQPIRREHDSMDDFEHLEHVQDGQSSHLEAHTEKLQENLESNFDMEKDMINFSLNQSSIEPEDSKKATLLLLESEKSKPVEESNFEVRLTESKPDLLTGNIDDQSEVMSVEPISRKEEKKPEIVEKKEEIIKETKIPDFESELILSAEKKTDDLCKIVEKPQPVLQESQPVLQKSQPVIEKTEPILKEEKKVESVSEYLFADAEEKERTSAPETGESEFESEVEASPAKTFKPVKQETRRDKVEGIDAWFTPERLNPKVAALIYWRDPKKSAPAFGCILGVLLSMTYFSLISVFAYLSLLVLTGTITFRIYKTVLQAVQKTSDGHPFKDILELDLTVPAEKVHKVADVAVAHANAAVSELRKLFLVEDFVDSLKFGVLLWCLTYVGSWFNGMTLIIIGVVALFTLPKVYETNKAEIDHNLVLVQGKINELTTKVKAAIPLGKKEPTKEE